The following are encoded together in the Penaeus chinensis breed Huanghai No. 1 chromosome 20, ASM1920278v2, whole genome shotgun sequence genome:
- the LOC125036022 gene encoding uncharacterized protein LOC125036022, producing the protein MGRKKKITKDPEPYLIQHAPLNWEQLSTILEAQDGDDSLKAVVTQVATPRAGQVYLVECAGARFARYDSHRWTAYYRHDGLGALLPQGEEDMYKDKIEVRYNKKRGNHDNLCNEAVRIVYKYKSPGDLVQGSRDISYHVVQYLEKLPDYVESKVRQDKEVQDTEIRELEEMAMKEKAVKQAEKETSSPQAASSSFGRKRKPNSRYTDLYKVEMTTTKSQHYNEEDTRTDFEDSEDEDELYGEMPGSPKITEVRKLIRGKRGRPPKVRVKGHGRHGGTTWMAGYGAEKTKPKSSTLFRMCEDDDDDDDDDDVEEEEEEEEEEEVVKEEEEEAVKEEGEEEETTDDSVSVSLQKVIDNEKEKEKRTQDIKGDEVDIDSGQIWYCVDFPSAAMKASIPLTLAQVTETFEKIIQGKMLVYTSQVLIAKSGDVFALADEVALSDTELWSMKSSFPQQNMPGLTVTWYDRTTMPQDCFDLQDKQPDVMLIYKSKTHAKFCMVHYLTLESSGLKSPVVLAGSDTPSSDSVLQLLDDPETISECFDDLKINALHASESIASTSAKNTQETKLNTEKKGKSPGRPRHRGLTSEGELKTKGKKAFREGQKEGRKREYADDEPQPFRIYTKGKLYHADADEIFKKVEAGEITVYKDEIKTPQYGDMYVLDKNFVPFSDSVPWVREYYYKAHNILMERFTLRDSKMVFTHPLPPAAKSVFTLVENVPQLCIVHYEKGNIGRGKMKQKSAKSEEAERSKKIYTESNSNLTLSLVAAMLSNPDEKRIVSAPILNPQPFQVYLLRLPSEDNAKVIDNYRWTDKGFKRWPLGVSNSETKLLCFHCPMKMARTAMCTALMRHEFKHTTASSDLRVVHYMPTREFREFIVISNAAKQLQLTSELAREGWENMELESEAPLYVSSSRLKPITVWDLLTRDAQHASLTGLVRMEIINPQPGGVYLSTKYESPDLLVWEELGRIQIQPRLYQIVEVCEKISDAQPYLLRLCYTSPKVPHKVLVHYLGDTRPYLIKECEIVIDEYTGEPAYITKGLWKKGKRKAYLSSEYALAEEKLYRISSHHMRDVGCMPLKLEDLDITVKLDPHNLPDDKEELIAPDKPGLYLYGHRMMKKRIVRLLENLDRSRKTQIPIKNPEAGEAYLVTKPSGTKAAIDSYKWTQKGWQPIPRKDPLVLWRWGLLRHKKQTWAPPLIRIDYVHLKVNADLMLVHYIPTKDNEMMLEIKSAIVPVRAQTHSLLSLGDVNFGQHSQLLTNSALPPSHIWELLNAGGGLSEPLTEPQPGGVYVINVGAKEKLDLFRWKTVGDIRLSSNDYGLMETSYLITWEPEGLFARLTYHTPLIKNRTVIHYLGDCRPYYDKAKAEEEERQKKLEYIRKKTGSSLDIDSVGGHDAHLSLSDIGPRDAATEAVGSILAGLGSNIMDTDNLNQTFAELGGEVEGLCEDQLSLLTSRPEDEHLRDCNLTPIEVPFGSISTSNIVKELFPQGLPKITIQKVLEVEPSEPLPKKRRLNNVIELPEPKSELKDDDKIVTGSFRAVPRSIEDWNEEEEEKDDCEEGEQLHRTRLQITTTEPRTIVYVRQQEILTEKQIDHMLCYPDISRISFLPLIDPQPGDVFVVAIPYRKGEVRRMDCYNWYVTGHKKGKYRRTYSYIKEEDGNISHRLLRYTYDYAWESMPGLRVIHYIPGDPRHQVQCVGKKPNFEEEPEGQGNGPLYRAYTAPMTHRDALAIINDPPMYHLCDLPVQDPKAGDVYIVKAPSMAITRREMMYDNMTWSEGHVKHVGGKRPVVRKIKYVSVDPSDGVKSDAFARVTWERLVDVTALDTEMPISRKKQAYIIIHYLGDETLNGSSVRIVDNKSTYCIS; encoded by the exons atggggagaaagaaaaaaattacaaaagatCCTGAGCCTTATCTTATTCAACATGCACCACTTAACTGGGAACAGCTCAGCACTATTCTTG AAGCGCAGGACGGTGATGACTCTCTGAAGGCTGTGGTTACTCAAGTAGCTACTCCAAGAGCTGGACAGGTTTACTTGGTAGAATGTGCAG GTGCTCGATTTGCTCGTTATGATAGCCACCGTTGGACAGCATATTACAGACATGATGGCTTGGGAGCCTTATTGCCACAGGGAGAAGAGGATATGTACAAAGATAAGATTGAAGTCCGATATAATAAAAAACGTGGAAATCATGATAATCTTTGCAATGAGGCTGTCAggattgtgtataaatataaatcccCTGGAGATCTGGTTCAGGGAAGCAGAGATATTTCCTATCATGTTGTCCAGTATTTGGAAAAGTTACCAGACTATGTAGAAAGCAAGGTAAGGCAAGACAAAGAAGTACAAGACACAGAAATAAGAGAACTCGAGGAAATGGCTATGAAAGAGAAAGCAGTAAAACAGGCAGAAAAGGAGACGAGTTCGCCACAAGCAGCATCAAGCAGctttggaagaaagaggaagccaAACAGTCGTTACACAGATTTATACAAAGTCGAAATGACTACAACAAAATCTCAGCATTACAATGAAGAAGACACAAGAACAGACtttgaggatagtgaggatgaggatgaactATATGGAGAAATGCCAGGTAGCCCCAAAATAACTGAGGTGAGAAAACTGATTCGTGGAAAACGTGGCCGACCTCCCAAGGTGAGAGTGAAAGGACATGGGCGACATGGTGGGACTACTTGGATGGCTGGGTATGGTGCAGAAAAGACAAAACCCAAGAGTTCAACCTTGTTCAGAATGTGtgaggacgacgatgatgatgatgatgatgacgatgttgaagaagaggaggaggaggaagaggaagaagaagtagttaaggaagaggaagaggaagcagttaaggaagagggagaagaggaggagacaacaGATGATTCAGTGAGTGTTAGTCTCCAGAaagttattgataatgaaaaagagaaagagaagagaactcAAGACATAAAAGGAGATGAAGTGGACATAGACTCTGGACAGATAT GGTACTGTGTTGACTTTCCCTCTGCAGCCATGAAAGCCTCAATTCCTTTGACATTAGCCCAAGTAACAGAAACTTTTG AGAAGATCATTCAAGGAAAGATGCTGGTATATACTTCTCAAGTTTTGATAGCAAAATCAGGAGATGTCTTTGCTCTAGCTGATGAAGTTG CCCTTAGTGATACCGAGTTGTGGTCAATGAAAAGTAGCTTCCCTCAGCAAAACATGCCTGGCTTGACTGTCACATGGTATGATCGCACCACAATGCCACAGGATTGTTTTGATCTACAAGATAAGCAGCCTGATGTCATG CTGATTTACAAATCAAAAACACATGCCAAATTCTGCATGGTCCACTACCTCACCCTAGAGTCATCTGGCTTGAAGTCTCCTGTTGTCTTGGCTGGGTCTGATACCCCAAGCTCAGACTCTGTCCTGCAATTATTAGATGATCCAGAGACCATATCAGAATGCTTTGACGATCTGAAGATTAATGCTCTCCATGCAAGTGAAAGCATAGCAAGCACATCAGCAAAGAACACTCAGGAAACTAAGTTGAAtacagagaagaagggaaagtctCCTGGACGGCCAAGGCATAGGGGACTGACAAGTGAAGGGGAGCTGAAAACCAAAGGGAAGAAGGCCTTTAGAGAAGggcaaaaggaagggagaaaaagggaatatgCAGATG atGAGCCCCAGCCTTTCCGCATTTATACTAAAGGGAAGCTGTACCATGCTGATGCAGATGAAATATTTA aAAAAGTGGAGGCAGGAGAAATTACTGTATATAAAGATGAGATAAAAACACCTCAATATGGAGATATGTATGTCCTTGATAAGAATTTTG TTCCATTTAGTGATTCAGTTCCCTGGGTGAGGGAGTACTACTATAAGGCTCATAATATACTCATGGAAAGGTTTACACTACGAGATTCCAAAATGGTATTCACGCATCCACTCCCTCCTGCAGCAAAGTCAGTTTTTACCCTTGTTGAGAACGTGCCTCAGTTGTGCATTGTGCATTATGAAAAGGGCAACATTGGACGTGGAAAGATGAAACAGAAG TCTGCAAAATCAGAAGAAGCAGAACGGAGCAAAAAGATATACACAGAATCCAATTCAAACTTGACACTGTCATTGGTGGCTGCAATGCTCTCCAATCCTGATGAGAAAAGAATCGTCAGTGCTCCTATACTTAACCCACAGCCGTTCCAGGTGTACCTTCTGAGGTTACCATCAGAAGATAATGCCA AAGTAATAGACAActacagatggacagacaaaggCTTCAAGAGGTGGCCTTTAGGAGTAAGCAACTCAGAGACAAAGCTGCTCTGCTTCCACTGTCCAATGAAGATGGCACGCACTGCCATGTGTACAGCCCTAATGAGACATGAGTTCAAGCACACGACAGCCTCCTCTGACCTCAGAGTTGTACACTACATGCCTACAAGAGAATTCAGggaatttattgttatttcaaatGCTGCCAAACAG CTCCAACTGACATCTGAGCTGGCAAGGGAGGGCTGGGAAAACATGGAACTGGAGTCAGAGGCACCTCTATATGTTTCTTCGAGTCGCCTCAAACCCATCACAGTGTGGGACCTGCTGACCAGAGATGCTCAACATGCCAGTCTTACAGGTCTCGTTAGGATGGAAATCATCAACCCTCAACCTGGGGGTGTTTACCTCAGTACCAAAT ATGAATCACCAGATTTACTGGTTTGGGAAGAACTGGGAAGAATCCAGATTCAGCCAAGACTGTACCAAATAGTTGAGGTTTGTGAGAAGATCAGTGATGCACAACCATATCTCCTGAGGTTATGTTACACATCGCCCAAGGTTCCCCACAAAGTTTTGGTGCATTACTTAGGGGACACAAGACCATATCTCATTAAAGAATGTGAGATAGTGATTGATGAATACACAGGAGAACCAGCATATATAACCAAGGGATTGT GGAAGAAAGGCAAACGGAAGGCCTACTTGAGCTCAGAATATGCACTGGCGGAAGAGAAGCTGTACAGGATCAGCAGCCACCACATGAGAGATGTTGGTTGTATGCCACTCAAGCTAGAGGACCTTGACATTACAGTTAAGCTTGATCCACACAACCTCCCTGATGACAAGGAGGAACTAATAGCTCCAG ATAAACCGGGTCTCTACCTTTATGGCCAccggatgatgaagaagaggatagtTCGTCTCCTAG aaaatctTGATCGGAGTCGTAAAACACAAATTCCTATAAAGAATCCTGAGGCAGGAGAGGCATATTTAGTAACAAAACCCTCTGGCA CTAAAGCAGCTATAGACTCCTACAAATGGACCCAGAAAGGATGGCAGCCTATACCTCGGAAGGACCCCCTAGTTTTGTGGCGCTGGGGATTACTGAGGCACAAGAAGCAAACATGGGCACCCCCTCTCATCCGCATAGATTATGTGCACCTCAAAGTCAATGCAGATCTCATGCTAGTCCATTATATTCCAACcaaagataatgaaatgatgcTGGAAATTAAAAGTGCTATTGTCCCT GTCCGTGcccaaacacactctctcttgtCCTTGGGGGATGTAAACTTTGGTCAGCACTCTCAGTTGTTAACTAACAGTGCTCTTCCTCCAAGCCACATATGGGAACTGCTTAATGCTGGAGGAGGGTTATCTGAACCACTCACTGAGCCTCAACCTGGAGGTGTTTATGTTATAAATGTTGGTGCCAAAG AGAAGTTGGACTTGTTCCGCTGGAAGACAGTAGGTGACATTCGACTGTCTTCCAATGACTATGGCCTGATGGAAACATCCTACCTTATTACATGGGAGCCAGAAGGACTCTTTGCTCGCCTCACCTACCACACCCCTCTTATCAAGAACAGGACAGTTATACATTACCTTGGGGACTGCAGACCTTATTATGACAAAGCTAAG GCTGAGGAAGAGGAGCGTCAGAAGAAATTGGAGTACATTAGGAAGAAGACTGGAAGCTCTCTAGATATTGATTCAGTTGGTGGTCATGATGCTCATCTGTCTCTTTCGGACATTGGACCGCGAGATGCTGCCACAGAAGCAGTTGGCTCCATCTTAGCAGGCTTAGGATCTAATATTATGGACACTGATAACCTCAATCAAACTTTTGCAGAATTAG GAGGAGAGGTTGAAGGTTTGTGTGAGGACCAGTTGTCCCTTCTCACATCACGTCCAGAAGATGAGCACCTGCGCGACTGCAACCTCACCCCTATTGAAGTTCCCTTTGGGTCTATCTCCACATCAAACATTGTGAAAGAACTCTTCCCACAGGGGTTGCCAAAGATAACTATCCAAAAG GTCCTTGAGGTAGAACCATCAGAGCCTTTGCCCAAGAAGAGAAGACTGAATAATGTCATTGAGCTACCAGAGCCCAAGTCCGAACTCAAAGATGATGACAAGATAGTAACAGGTTCATTCCGAGCTGTGCCACGAAGTATAGAGGACTGGAAC gaggaagaggaagaaaaagatgactgTGAAGAAGGGGAGCAGCTCCATCGCACTCGCCTGCAAATAACCACTACTGAACCACGGACTATTGTTTATGTTAGGCAGCAGGAAATTCTGACTGAGAAACAGATTGATCATATGTTGT GTTACCCAGATATAAGTCGTATTTCCTTCCTGCCACTTATAGATCCACAGCCAGGAGATGTCTTTGTTGTTGCAATACCATACAGAAAAGGAG AAGTCAGAAGAATGGATTGCTACAACTGGTATGTAACTGGAcacaagaaaggaaaatacagaCGCACTTACAGCTATATCAAGGAAGAGGATGGCAACATCAGTCACAGATTACTGCGTTACACCTATGACTATGCCTGGGAGAGTATGCCTGGATTACGAGTGATTCACTACATACCTGGGGATCCTCGCCACCAAGTTCAATGTGTGGGGAAGAAGCCAAATTTTGAG GAAGAGCCTGAGGGACAAGGAAATGGACCTTTGTACAGAGCCTACACAGCACCAATGACTCACAGAGATGCCCTAGCTATAATCA ATGACCCACCAATGTACCACTTGTGTGATCTGCCAGTCCAGGATCCAAAAGCTGGAGATGTTTATATTGTTAAAGCTCCATCAATGGCGATTA CAAGAAGAGAAATGATGTATGACAACATGACTTGGAGTGAAGGACACGTAAAACATGTTGGGGGCAAACGACCAGTCGTGCGAAAA ATCAAATATGTGTCTGTTGATCCAAGTGATGGAGTAAAGTCTGATGCATTTGCCCGAGTGACTTGGGAAAGACTTGTTGATGTCACAGCACTGGATACAGAGATGCCCATATCTAGAAAAAAACAAGCTTATATCATTATTCACTATCTTGGAGATGAAACTTTG AACGGCTCGTCAGTAAGGATTGTGGACAATAAGAGCACCTACTGCATTTCCTAG
- the LOC125035814 gene encoding LYR motif containing protein 1-like, which produces MANSLRSQVLSLYRRVLRLARTWEAQDVRDTELERKYIFNEAQKLFRRNQDIRGDENIRQHIVEGESRLEIGLHYKSPYPRPVHMPPNTITMRDGKAWGQGNLRRQKTSRPIYVKSLDDET; this is translated from the exons ATGGCCAACTCCTTAAGAAGCCAAGTCCTCTCCCTTTATCGACGAGTCCTGCGTCTTGCACGCACATGGGAGGCTCAGGACGTCAGAGATACTGAATTGGAAAGGAAATACATCTTTAATGAGGCTCAGAAGTTATTCAGAAGAAACCAAGACATCAGAGGAGATGAGAATATCAGGCAACACATTGTGGAAGGGGAATCTCGTTTGGAAATag GATTACACTACAAGTCCCCATACCCAAGACCAGTGCACATGCCACCAAACACTATCACAATGAGAGATGGCAAAGCTTGGGGCCAAGGAAACTTACGGAGACAGAAAACTTCTAGACCAATTTATGTAAAGTCCCTTGATGATGAGACGTGA
- the LOC125035813 gene encoding ras GTPase-activating protein-binding protein 2-like has product MVMETPSPQCVGLEFVRQYYTVLNKAPMHLHRFFSHNSSFMHGGHNSMSEPIIGQADIHKMIMSLNFRDCHAKIRMVDAQATLGNGVVIQVTGELSNNGMPMRRFMQTFVLAPQTPKKFYVHNDIFRYQDEVFSDEEGAEEGGSEVEEDLEGPVSTQGFSAPSAAVNGSAHPPEPEPTPPAAPQTPVTPQVPTPVPTVPVPAPGNSSNAATTAPVATAPLSPTPPAITPTEPVPESPPTPENDEQGWGTPGTDGWGAPAEPQGSWDEPAVPQKETPDPDPPQPEPVQLPSNEPKTFANLFKNSQGFSAAPAPAASQQSSHAQPAPPAQQQPPQNRTDNRTQANTTTPAVSQAHSTGGFTQRPPRNAQGRGAPRDRPYRPNSEDNSELESLGGEERRRAPPVPDSQQIFVGNLPHTAGEDELKAEFSRFGKIMDIRINTAKGKTGPKGQVPNFGFITFEEEGSVSKALNSRPIHLNGEHRLNVEEKKARLRMDGGGMGRPNSGRGGMGGSGGMRQGPPSGLQGRGGGRPGFNRDSNRGGPGGPRGSFAPRR; this is encoded by the exons ATGGTCATGGAAACTCCATCACCGCAATGCGTTGGCCTTGAGTTTGTGCGCCAGTACTACACGGTGCTCAACAAGGCCCCCATGCACCTTCATCG TTTTTTCAGTCACAACTCCTCTTTTATGCATGGGGGCCATAACTCCATGAGTGAACCCATTATCGGCCAAGCAGACATACACAAAATGATCATGAGCCTTAACTTCCGTGATTGTCATGCTAAGATCCGAATGGTTGATGCTCAAGCTACACTCGGTAATGGAGTTGTCATCCAG GTTACTGGTGAGCTCTCCAACAATGGAATGCCCATGCGACGATTCATGCAGACTTTTGTACTAGCACCTCAGACCCCCAAGAAGTTCTACGTGCACAATGACATTTTCCGGTACCAAGACGAG GTTTTCAGTGATGAAGAGGGtgcagaggagggaggaagtgaagtggAGGAAGACTTGGAAGGCCCTGTCTCCACACAAGGCTTCTCAGCACCCTCTGCTGCTGTCAATGGATCTGCCCATCCTCCTGAGCCTGAACCgactcctcctgctgctccccaGACTCCTGTCACTCCTCAAGTCCCAACACCTGTACCT ACTGTTCCAGTACCTGCTCCAGGAAATTCATCAAATGCTGCCACCACAGCTCCTGTTGCcactgcccctctttctccaacACCTCCAGCAATAACACCCACAGAACCTGTACCAGAAAGTCCACCCACTCCAGAAAAT GATGAGCAGGGTTGGGGTACTCCAGGCACAGATGGATGGGGTGCTCCTGCAGAGCCGCAGGGTTCTTGGGACGAGCCAGCAGTACCTCAGAAGGAGACACCAGATCCAGACCCCCCACAACCAGAACCTGTTCAGTTGCCATCAAATGAGCCGAAGACTTTTGCCAATCTCTTCAAAAATTCCCAAGGTTTCTCTGCAGCTCCAGCACCTGCTGCCTCACAGCAGTCCTCTCATGCCCAGCCAGCTCCTCCAGCACAGCAACAGCCTCCACAG AATCGAACTGACAACCGAACCCAGGCAAACACCACTACTCCAGCTGTGAGTCAGGCTCACTCTACTGGTGGCTTCACCCAGCGACCACCAAGGAATGCACAAGGTCGAGGGGCACCGCGTGATCGTCCTTATAGGCCCAACAGTGAAGACAATTCAGAATTAG AGAGCCTaggtggggaagaaagaaggagagctcCTCCTGTACCAGACAGTCAGCAGATCTTTGTTGGTAACCTTCCACACACAGCTGGAGAGGATGAACTGAAG GCGGAATTCTCAAGATTTGGGAAAATTATGGATATCCGTATTAATACTGCTAAAGGAAAAACTGGTCCTAAAGGTCAGGTCCCCAACTTTGGTTTCATCACATTCGAAGAGGAAGGTTCCGTGTCAAAGGCTCTCAACTCCAGG CCAATCCATCTTAATGGTGAGCATCGGTTGAATGTTGAAGAGAAGAAGGCTCGCCTAAGGATGGATGGAGGTGGTATGGGCCGTCCTAACAGTGGCCGTGGAGGAATGGGAGGCAGCGGTGGCATGCGTCAAGGCCCCCCTAGTGGCTTACAGGGACGAGGTGGAGGACGACCAGGCTTTAATCGTGACAGTAATCGAGGTGGACCAGGCGGACCCAGAGGTAGTTTTGCACCGCGACGTTAG